Proteins from a genomic interval of Liolophura sinensis isolate JHLJ2023 chromosome 3, CUHK_Ljap_v2, whole genome shotgun sequence:
- the LOC135463419 gene encoding putative nuclease HARBI1 has translation MPQGLVSDLHGISVPSTSRIVRSVTTAIVNLNTYPLSISFPSNPREIAEAQQAFYEIANFPHVVSCIDGTQIAIKSPTKDEHVFMCRRNYHSLNVQATTDARLRFTSVVSRYPGSAHGSFILKQSGIWRKYQNGEFDGTIILGDSGYPLKPWLMVPFIQTHNDAQAKYNKSHKTTRCTIERAFGVAESRFRCIHHKSGGFLMHSPEVSAQVVVAVFKLHNLCINNQLPNPEIDPDDAEEGDDDDDHTTGVTLLADGARARDELVRF, from the exons ATGCCTCAGGGTTTAGTGAGCGATCTTCATGGGATAAGTGTTCCAAGCACGTCCAGAATAGTCAGAAGTGTCACTACCGCCATCGttaatttaaatacatatcCCCTTTCAATTTCATTTCCCTCAAATCCGAGGGAAATTGCAGAGGCCCAGCAGGCCTTCTAcgagattgcaaatttcccacACGTAGTCAGTTGCATAGATGGCACGCAAATTGCCATAAAGTCCCCAACAAAAGATGAACATGTGTTTATGTGTCGCAGGAACTACCATTCACTCAACGTGCAGGCCACAACAGATGCGAGACTTAG ATTCACCAGTGTAGTATCTAGGTATCCAGGGTCAGCACATGGCAGTTTCATACTGAAGCAAAGCGGCATTTGGAGGAAGTACCAGAATGGTGAATTTGATGGTACCATTATCCTTGGGGACAGTGGTTATCCTCTGAAACCATGGTTAATGGTACCCTTCATACAGACACATAATGATGCACAGGCCAAGTACAACAAGAGCCACAAAACTACAAGGTGCACAATTGAGAGGGCTTTTGGAGTAGCTGAGTCGAGGTTTAG ATGTATTCACCACAAATCTGGCGGGTTCCTGATGCATTCGCCAGAAGTGAGTGCACAGGTTGTTGTAGCTGTCTTTAAGCTACACAACCTGTGCATCAACAACCAGCTACCTAACCCCGAGATAGATCCGGACGATGCGGAAGAAggggatgatgatgatgaccaTACCACAGGTGTTACCCTGCTTGCAGATGGGGCACGAGCCAGAGATGAACTTGTTAGGTTCTGA
- the LOC135464169 gene encoding nuclear apoptosis-inducing factor 1-like, giving the protein MALNVVKEAKKPNWESRATKALVMALEDHDHLIKAKFGKHVTKSEKNRAWNEIYQRVNSVAKVERTVEEIEKKWSDLSSQVKHKEARRRADARKTGGGAPMEESSDTELKVSHKLRDS; this is encoded by the exons ATGGCATTGAATGTTGTAAAGGAGGCAAAGAAGCCTAATTGGGAGTCCAGGGCGACCAAGGCCTTGGTCATGGCCCTTGAGGATCATGACCACCTTATTAAGGCAAAGTTTGGTAAACATGTGACCAAATCTGAGAAGAACAGGGCTTGGAATGAGATATACCAAAG AGTGAACAGTGTGGCGAAAGTTGAGAGGACAGTGGAGGAAATTGAGAAAAAGTGGAGTGACCTGTCAAGTCAGGTTAAGCACAAAGAGGCTAGGAGGAGGGCGGATGCCAGAAAGACTGGAGGAGGGGCTCCCATGGAGGAGTCATCTGATACGGAATTAAAGGTGTCACACAAACTCCGAGATTcgtaa